One genomic segment of Stenotrophomonas sp. 704A1 includes these proteins:
- a CDS encoding alpha/beta fold hydrolase — translation MTASYQDLYWNSSDGLRLHARDHAPAAAAPARGTVVCIPGLTRNGADFDALAGSLTAAGWRVIAVDLRGRAGSERAPDPSSYNPRTYADDMVALLRSQHIDSAVFIGTSLGVLVIITLASRAPSRIAAAVLNDAGPKVPRQALARIGKYAGKPVPPMDMAQATAYVAAIGKAAFPRFSSDDWREMAARSFRRRSDGLLELDYDPAVIRTTRPWLLWLLRPLLWRAVRGLTARVPVLVVRGALSDILPADVARQMAATSDRARLVEVPDVGHAPMLSEPEARDAILSLLEAAR, via the coding sequence ATGACCGCGTCCTACCAAGATCTGTACTGGAACAGCAGCGATGGCCTGCGCCTGCACGCGCGGGATCATGCGCCGGCGGCCGCGGCGCCGGCGCGCGGCACCGTGGTCTGCATTCCCGGGCTGACCCGCAACGGGGCCGACTTCGACGCCCTGGCCGGATCACTGACCGCGGCCGGCTGGCGGGTGATCGCGGTGGACCTGCGCGGACGCGCAGGCTCGGAACGTGCGCCGGATCCGTCCAGCTACAACCCGCGCACCTACGCCGACGACATGGTGGCGCTGCTGCGCTCGCAGCACATCGACAGTGCGGTGTTCATCGGCACATCGCTGGGCGTGCTGGTGATCATCACCCTCGCCTCGCGTGCCCCCTCACGGATTGCCGCCGCGGTGCTCAACGATGCCGGCCCCAAGGTGCCACGCCAGGCCCTGGCGCGCATCGGCAAGTACGCCGGCAAGCCGGTGCCGCCGATGGATATGGCGCAGGCCACGGCCTATGTGGCGGCGATCGGCAAGGCAGCGTTTCCGCGCTTCAGCAGCGACGACTGGCGGGAGATGGCGGCACGGTCCTTCCGCCGGCGCAGCGACGGCCTGCTGGAACTGGACTACGACCCGGCGGTCATCCGCACCACCCGGCCCTGGCTGCTGTGGCTGCTGCGCCCGCTGCTGTGGCGCGCAGTGCGGGGACTGACCGCGCGGGTCCCGGTGCTGGTGGTGCGCGGCGCGCTGTCGGACATCCTGCCGGCCGACGTCGCACGGCAGATGGCCGCGACATCGGACAGGGCCCGCCTGGTGGAAGTGCCGGACGTGGGCCACGCGCCGATGCTGTCCGAACCCGAGGCGCGCGACGCGATCCTGTCGCTGCTGGAAGCGGCGCGATGA
- a CDS encoding TonB-dependent receptor, which translates to MIGALLAAAPALAQDAPAAGKAAAATNLDSITVTARKREETLQEVPVAVTAFTAEALDRMNVQDIGDLDGQVPNLTIYAARGASSTVTAYLRGIGQSDPTWGADPGVGIYLDDVYIARPQGALLDVFDVSRIEVLRGPQGTLYGKNTIGGAIKYISRGLPTRTEGFAQITVGNYNQRDAKAAIGGPLGGADSGLRARVAVASMNRDGFGENTFNGQPVSDKQINAARLNLGAYAGDDLDVQFALDWTDDQSGMRGSKMLAPNPFLRAYPPMDSRYDIRSGMRNLNNVETKGASATVNWRPNEDVAVKYVLAKRESDSEANIDFDTTPVKLADVGGTYTDNQVSNELQLNYDAGGRARGVVGLYHFSGEAGGQIQNNYFSAQFADNQGKVLTDSVALYADWTFDLTSRLKLDVGARYTDEDKRAIVLNRLYADPGFSRPVAVTADFDKKTRFRNVSPKVSLDYQITPDIMVYGLATRGFKSGGYNIRANAVAVPRSAEPFDDETVDSFEIGSKMAFLDQRLFLNLSAFHNKYKDIQLSVFTGIDSNGDGVDDAFFGDFTNAGAGTINGLEVEYQYLPTRHWLISGNLAWLDATYDEYMDRGINVADQMKFTNAPDFSGALNVEYRTDLGNGGNLSARVGYSYQSEVWPTTDLSPVIRQAGYGLVNAGVIWRLDEAWTFSLQGTNLADKEYRTTGYNIPAVGTLIGFYGPPRQYSLSVRYDF; encoded by the coding sequence ATGATCGGCGCGCTGCTGGCTGCCGCGCCGGCACTGGCGCAGGATGCGCCGGCAGCGGGCAAGGCGGCCGCGGCCACCAACCTGGACAGCATCACGGTGACCGCGCGCAAGCGCGAGGAAACCCTGCAGGAAGTACCGGTAGCGGTGACCGCGTTCACCGCTGAGGCACTGGACAGGATGAACGTGCAGGACATCGGCGACCTGGACGGCCAGGTACCGAACCTGACCATCTACGCGGCGCGCGGCGCCAGCAGTACGGTCACCGCCTACCTGCGCGGCATCGGCCAGTCCGACCCGACCTGGGGCGCCGACCCGGGCGTGGGCATCTACCTGGATGATGTCTACATCGCGCGGCCGCAGGGCGCACTGCTGGACGTGTTCGATGTCTCGCGCATCGAGGTGCTGCGGGGCCCGCAGGGCACGCTGTATGGCAAGAACACCATCGGCGGCGCCATCAAGTACATCTCACGCGGCCTGCCCACCCGGACCGAAGGTTTCGCCCAGATCACCGTGGGCAACTACAACCAGCGGGACGCGAAGGCCGCCATCGGCGGACCGCTCGGCGGTGCCGACAGCGGGCTGCGCGCGCGGGTGGCGGTGGCCAGCATGAATCGTGACGGCTTCGGTGAGAACACCTTCAACGGCCAGCCGGTCAGCGACAAGCAGATCAATGCAGCACGCCTGAACCTGGGTGCCTACGCGGGCGACGATCTCGATGTGCAGTTCGCACTGGACTGGACCGATGACCAGTCCGGCATGCGCGGCTCGAAGATGCTGGCGCCCAACCCGTTCCTGCGTGCCTACCCGCCGATGGACAGCCGCTACGACATCCGCTCGGGCATGCGCAATCTCAACAACGTGGAGACCAAGGGGGCCTCGGCGACGGTGAACTGGCGTCCGAACGAGGATGTGGCCGTGAAGTACGTGCTGGCCAAGCGCGAGTCGGACAGCGAGGCGAACATCGACTTCGACACCACGCCGGTGAAGCTGGCCGATGTGGGCGGCACCTATACCGACAACCAGGTGAGCAACGAGCTGCAGCTGAACTACGATGCGGGCGGCCGCGCCCGCGGCGTGGTCGGGCTCTACCACTTCAGTGGCGAGGCCGGCGGGCAGATCCAGAACAACTACTTCAGCGCGCAGTTCGCCGACAACCAGGGCAAGGTGCTGACCGACAGCGTAGCGCTGTATGCCGACTGGACCTTCGATCTGACCAGCAGGCTGAAGCTGGACGTGGGCGCGCGCTACACCGACGAGGACAAGCGCGCGATCGTGCTCAACCGGCTGTACGCCGACCCGGGGTTCAGCCGGCCGGTGGCGGTCACTGCGGACTTCGACAAGAAGACCCGTTTCCGCAACGTCTCGCCCAAGGTGTCGCTGGACTACCAGATCACCCCGGACATCATGGTGTACGGGCTGGCCACGCGCGGCTTCAAGTCCGGCGGCTACAACATCCGCGCCAATGCGGTGGCCGTGCCGCGCTCGGCCGAACCGTTCGACGACGAGACCGTGGACAGCTTCGAGATCGGCAGCAAGATGGCCTTCCTGGACCAGCGCCTGTTCCTGAACCTGTCGGCCTTCCACAACAAGTACAAGGACATCCAGCTGTCGGTGTTCACCGGCATCGACAGCAACGGGGATGGCGTGGATGATGCCTTCTTCGGTGACTTCACCAATGCTGGCGCCGGCACCATCAACGGCCTGGAAGTCGAGTACCAGTACCTGCCGACCCGGCACTGGCTGATTTCCGGCAACCTGGCCTGGCTGGATGCCACGTATGACGAGTACATGGACCGCGGCATCAACGTCGCCGACCAGATGAAGTTCACCAACGCGCCGGATTTTTCCGGCGCCCTGAACGTGGAGTACCGTACCGACCTGGGCAACGGCGGCAACCTGTCGGCACGGGTCGGCTACAGTTACCAGAGCGAAGTGTGGCCGACCACCGACCTGAGCCCGGTGATCCGCCAGGCCGGCTATGGCCTGGTCAATGCGGGCGTGATCTGGCGGCTGGATGAGGCCTGGACGTTCTCGCTGCAGGGCACCAACCTGGCCGACAAGGAATACCGCACCACCGGCTACAACATCCCGGCCGTCGGCACGCTGATCGGCTTCTATGGCCCGCCGCGCCAGTACAGCCTCAGCGTCCGTTACGATTTCTAG
- a CDS encoding MaoC family dehydratase — MSADASTARLPAALQALQHWAARERLGRHIPVTQSRIDRFADATGDHNWIHVDPARARAALPGGQTIAHGFLLLSLTVEDDVAALAGFPGIAHVLNYGLNKVRFLAPVPSGSVVQVRSQLLSLQPRQPGHWLLTQHKTVQRVPGGEAALVAEQLSLIVIAG, encoded by the coding sequence ATGAGCGCTGACGCATCGACCGCCCGGCTTCCGGCAGCGCTGCAGGCGCTGCAGCACTGGGCGGCCCGCGAGCGGCTGGGCCGGCACATACCGGTCACCCAATCGCGTATCGACCGGTTCGCCGATGCCACCGGCGACCACAACTGGATCCACGTTGATCCGGCCCGTGCCCGCGCGGCACTACCGGGCGGGCAGACCATCGCGCACGGATTCCTGCTGCTGTCGCTCACCGTGGAAGACGATGTGGCCGCCCTGGCCGGGTTCCCCGGCATCGCCCACGTATTGAACTACGGCTTGAACAAGGTGCGCTTCCTGGCGCCGGTGCCGAGCGGTTCGGTGGTGCAGGTGCGCTCGCAGCTGCTGTCGCTGCAGCCGCGCCAGCCCGGACACTGGCTGCTGACCCAGCACAAGACCGTGCAGCGGGTGCCCGGCGGCGAGGCGGCACTGGTGGCCGAACAGCTGTCGCTGATCGTGATCGCCGGCTGA